One part of the Lotus japonicus ecotype B-129 chromosome 2, LjGifu_v1.2 genome encodes these proteins:
- the LOC130737684 gene encoding probable peroxygenase 4, which yields MAASPISSESPKLEGLQKHVAFFDLNQDGVIYPWETFKGLRLIGSGVLLSTALSFFINVGFSQSTRPGKFPSLLFPIEVKNIKLAKHRSDTGVYDTEGRFVPSKFEEIFNKHANTHPNALTYGELKEMTKANREPKDLTGWIFSLVEWKVLYKLAKDKNDLVQKETIRGVYDGSLFEILKNEHSAYKKK from the exons ATGGCAGCTTCTCCTATCTCATCAGAGAGCCCAAAATTGGAGG GTCTGCAGAAGCATGTTGCTTTCTTTGACTTGAATCAAGATGGTGTTATTTACCCATGGGAAACTTTTAAAG GATTACGTCTAATCGGAAGTGGGGTCCTGTTGTCCACGGCACTATCTTTTTTCATCAATGTGGGTTTCAGTCAGAGTACTCGTCCG GGAAAGTTCCCATCTCTACTTTTCCCGATTGAAGTTAAGAATATCAAACTCGCCAAGCACAGAAGTGACACAGGAGTTTATGACACTGAAGGAAG gtttGTTCCTTCCAAATTTGAAGAAATTTTCAACAAACATGCAAACACACATCCAAACGCTTTAACGTATGGTGAACTGAAGGAGATGACAAAGGCGAACAGAGAGCCTAAAGATCTCACAGGATG GATTTTTAGCTTGGTTGAATGGAAGGTTCTTTACAAACTTGCCAAAGACAAGAATGATTTAGTGCAGAAAGAAACTATCCGAGGCGTTTATGATGGAAGCTTGTTTGAAATACTGAAAAATGAACATTCCGCATACAAGAAGAAGTAA